A portion of the Lathamus discolor isolate bLatDis1 chromosome 5, bLatDis1.hap1, whole genome shotgun sequence genome contains these proteins:
- the DPY30 gene encoding protein dpy-30 homolog isoform X2, translated as MEAEQIMEGQPQVPENPHSEYGLTENVERIVENEKINAEKTSKQKVDLQSLPTRAYLDQTVVPILLQGLAVLAKERNFINSV; from the exons ATGGAGGCAGAGCAGATCATGGAGGGACAGCCGCAG GTTCCAGAAAATCCCCATTCTGAATACGGCCTCACTGAAAATGTAGAG agGATagtagaaaatgagaaaataaatgcagagaaaacatCGAAGCAGAAGGTGGATCTTCAGTCGTTGCCCACACGTGCCTACTTGGATCAGACGGTTGTACCTATCTTACTACAAGGACTCGCTGTGCTCGCAAAAGAGAG